A single region of the Streptomyces sp. NBC_00236 genome encodes:
- a CDS encoding GvpL/GvpF family gas vesicle protein, whose translation MTASGIYVYGIVGGSHPLPPDAVGVGEPPAPVRLLPAEDLAVVVSAAHPDLRARRRDLMAHQGLLMGLAESGPVLPMRFGMVAPDEATVLAGVAAHRSEHAAVLKRLDSRIEMNVKITPVQDNLAALIREDPVVRRVREETRRHPGYEANVRLGEAVAAGLRRRAAAAAARLPAEFAGIAHDMCPGPDVDGCVLNVSFLVSRREVEHFRGVAERFATDHSDHIDLRVTGPLPCYSFVAPQPVPARA comes from the coding sequence ATGACCGCTTCGGGCATTTACGTGTATGGCATCGTGGGCGGCTCCCACCCGCTTCCCCCCGATGCCGTCGGCGTCGGTGAGCCGCCGGCACCGGTGCGGTTGCTGCCGGCCGAGGATCTCGCTGTCGTGGTCAGCGCTGCGCATCCGGACCTCAGGGCCCGGCGACGCGACCTGATGGCGCATCAGGGCCTTCTCATGGGGCTGGCCGAATCCGGACCCGTGCTGCCGATGCGCTTCGGAATGGTCGCACCGGACGAGGCCACGGTGCTGGCCGGTGTAGCGGCACACCGGAGTGAGCACGCCGCGGTTCTGAAGCGGCTTGACTCCCGCATCGAGATGAACGTCAAGATCACGCCGGTGCAGGACAACCTGGCCGCGCTGATCCGTGAGGACCCGGTGGTCCGGAGGGTCCGCGAGGAGACACGTCGGCACCCCGGTTACGAAGCCAACGTCCGGCTCGGCGAAGCCGTGGCGGCAGGTCTGCGGCGCAGGGCCGCGGCGGCAGCGGCCCGGCTGCCGGCCGAATTCGCCGGGATTGCCCACGACATGTGTCCGGGGCCGGACGTGGACGGCTGCGTACTGAACGTGTCCTTCCTGGTCTCCCGCCGCGAGGTGGAGCATTTCCGCGGCGTTGCCGAGCGATTCGCCACGGACCATTCGGACCACATCGACCTACGGGTGACCGGACCGCTGCCCTGCTACAGCTTCGTGGCTCCACAGCCCGTCCCGGCCAGGGCCTGA
- a CDS encoding gas vesicle protein K yields the protein MNDTRVDIDPHNAGRDLASLVLTVVELLRQLMERQAIRRFDSGELTEEQEENVGTTLMLLDERMTQLCELHGLRREDLNLDLGPLGTLLSHEAR from the coding sequence GTGAACGACACCCGAGTGGACATCGACCCGCACAACGCGGGCCGCGATCTGGCCTCGCTGGTGCTCACGGTCGTAGAGCTGCTCAGACAGCTGATGGAACGCCAGGCGATCCGCCGCTTCGACAGTGGAGAGCTGACGGAGGAACAGGAGGAGAACGTGGGAACCACCCTCATGCTCCTCGACGAGCGGATGACGCAGCTCTGTGAGCTGCACGGCCTGCGCCGCGAGGACCTCAACCTGGACCTGGGCCCGCTCGGTACCCTGCTGTCCCACGAGGCTCGTTGA
- a CDS encoding VOC family protein, translated as MTDAPLHINALIIDAADPERLAAFWSKLLGRPISDRSGPYVWLRSESGLGLGFQQAGERKSAKNRMHFDIASSDPGSEQQRVEALGGRRLPEYADGGFLVMADPEGNEFCIIPQGSVGLDDQGRAHYLG; from the coding sequence ATGACGGACGCCCCGCTGCATATCAACGCCCTCATCATCGACGCCGCCGATCCCGAGCGGCTTGCCGCGTTCTGGTCGAAGCTGCTCGGCAGGCCGATCTCGGATCGGAGCGGACCCTACGTCTGGTTGCGAAGCGAGAGTGGCCTGGGCCTGGGCTTCCAGCAGGCCGGTGAGCGGAAGTCGGCCAAGAATCGTATGCATTTCGACATCGCCTCATCCGATCCGGGCTCCGAGCAGCAGCGGGTCGAGGCGCTCGGGGGACGACGGCTGCCGGAGTACGCGGACGGCGGGTTCCTGGTGATGGCCGACCCCGAGGGCAACGAGTTCTGCATCATCCCCCAGGGCTCCGTGGGGCTCGACGACCAGGGTCGCGCGCATTACCTCGGCTGA
- a CDS encoding gas vesicle protein GvpG has translation MGLLSGVLLLPLAPVRGVVWVSDRLIDAAEAELYDPAVIRTQLAELNRALDDGEIDVTRFEREEERLLDILDRKSPVPGGTP, from the coding sequence ATGGGTCTGCTCTCCGGTGTCCTGCTCCTCCCCCTGGCACCCGTACGCGGCGTGGTCTGGGTCTCCGACCGGCTCATCGACGCGGCGGAGGCGGAACTCTACGACCCGGCAGTGATCCGTACGCAGCTCGCGGAGCTCAACCGCGCCCTGGACGACGGTGAGATCGACGTCACACGGTTCGAGCGCGAGGAGGAACGGCTGCTGGACATTCTCGACAGGAAATCACCGGTACCCGGAGGCACACCGTGA
- a CDS encoding gas vesicle protein GvpO, which translates to MPEQRAGKARTSRSTHSSAGKEHVGGAVEAAEHACQNLRRLIGHKAEGVSAISRTDGGWHVDVDVLELPRIPDTTSLLATYEVDIDEDGSLLQYRRVRRYRRGQADT; encoded by the coding sequence ATGCCAGAGCAGCGTGCCGGGAAAGCCCGGACCTCCCGATCCACTCACTCCTCCGCGGGCAAGGAGCACGTCGGCGGAGCGGTGGAGGCGGCCGAACACGCGTGTCAGAACCTGAGAAGGCTGATCGGACACAAGGCCGAAGGCGTGTCCGCGATCTCGCGGACCGACGGCGGCTGGCACGTCGACGTCGATGTCCTGGAGCTCCCGCGCATTCCCGACACCACCAGCCTCCTCGCCACGTACGAAGTGGACATCGATGAGGACGGTTCGCTGCTGCAGTACCGCCGAGTACGTCGCTACCGCCGCGGTCAGGCAGACACGTGA
- a CDS encoding molybdopterin oxidoreductase family protein, translating into MESVDDRIANPWGGRVPHRRHGCWPARVDMFLAEGVEPAMVQKWVQAASILHSDGDAMDIAVIDGRMVGVRGRATDRVNRGRLGPKDLFGWQANASPDRLTRPLVREGGRLVESDWETAMSRVVSRSRELLADRGPGSLGFYTSGQLFLEEYYTLAVLARAGIGTNHIDGNTRLCTSTAAEALKESFGCDGQPGSYDDIDHADVIALFGHNIAETQPVQWMRILDRLEGAEPPRLLCVDPRPTQVARRAAVHLAPRVGTNVAVLNALLHEIIRTDRVDHAYIEAHTVGYEKLTAQVKDCTPEWAAGICDVPAKRLGEAAELLGSADRLLSTVLQGFYQSHQATAAAVQVNNLHLIRGMLGRPGAGVLQMNGQPTAQNTRECGANGDLPGFRNWQNDAHVADLAEVWNVEPSTIPHYAPPTHAMQMFRYAEQGSIRMLWISGTNPAVSLPELARVRSILAQERLFVVVQDLFLTETAQFADVVLPAATWGEKTGTFTNADRTVHLSAKAVDPPGQARPDLDIFLDYAAQMGFRDKDGGPLITWRSPESAFEAWKRCSVGRPCDYSGLTYAKLREAGGIQWPVNRQSPDGTERLYTEGVSWARPDVCESYGKDLVTGAADSEADFRAVNPDGKGMIKVAGYLPMHEHPDDQYPYQLTTGRTLYHFHTRTKTGRAPQLNNAAPDVWVEISETDAVAQGFGEGDLVEVRSRRGTLRGRLRITALRPGLLFVPFHYGYWDTPAGSGPGPTTPGRAANETTVTDWDPASKQPLFKTASAALTLVERGTGEQSPAPTTTASAPVVPAGVRATVGGRAAHVSQAPDPAWDMPGGNK; encoded by the coding sequence ATGGAGTCGGTGGACGACCGGATCGCCAACCCTTGGGGCGGCCGTGTGCCACACCGGCGGCATGGGTGTTGGCCGGCCCGGGTGGACATGTTCCTCGCCGAGGGCGTCGAGCCCGCCATGGTGCAGAAGTGGGTACAGGCAGCCTCCATTCTCCATTCGGACGGGGACGCCATGGACATCGCCGTCATCGACGGCCGCATGGTCGGTGTGCGCGGGCGGGCCACCGACCGGGTCAACCGGGGCAGACTCGGGCCCAAGGACCTGTTCGGGTGGCAGGCCAACGCCTCCCCGGACCGGCTGACCCGGCCTCTGGTGCGCGAAGGCGGCCGGCTGGTGGAGAGTGACTGGGAGACGGCGATGAGCCGCGTTGTCTCACGGTCACGCGAACTGCTGGCTGACCGTGGACCCGGCTCCCTCGGCTTCTACACCTCGGGCCAGTTGTTCCTGGAGGAGTACTACACCCTCGCGGTGCTGGCCAGAGCGGGTATCGGCACCAACCACATCGACGGCAACACCCGGCTGTGCACCTCGACCGCAGCCGAAGCCCTCAAGGAGTCCTTCGGCTGCGACGGGCAGCCCGGCAGCTACGACGACATCGACCATGCCGATGTGATCGCCCTGTTCGGCCACAACATCGCCGAGACCCAGCCCGTGCAGTGGATGAGGATCCTCGACCGTCTGGAAGGCGCCGAGCCCCCGCGCCTCCTGTGTGTGGACCCGCGCCCCACTCAGGTGGCACGAAGGGCCGCCGTTCACCTCGCCCCACGCGTCGGCACCAACGTCGCGGTGCTCAACGCGCTGCTGCACGAGATCATCCGGACCGACCGCGTCGATCACGCGTACATCGAGGCACACACGGTCGGCTACGAGAAGCTGACGGCGCAGGTCAAGGACTGCACACCCGAGTGGGCGGCGGGCATCTGCGACGTCCCGGCCAAGCGGCTGGGTGAGGCGGCCGAGCTCCTCGGATCTGCCGATCGGCTGCTGTCCACGGTGCTGCAGGGCTTCTACCAGTCCCACCAGGCGACGGCCGCAGCGGTCCAGGTCAACAATCTGCATCTCATCCGCGGCATGCTGGGCCGGCCCGGCGCCGGTGTGCTGCAGATGAACGGGCAGCCCACCGCGCAGAACACCCGGGAGTGCGGTGCCAACGGTGATCTGCCGGGCTTCCGCAACTGGCAGAACGATGCACACGTGGCCGATCTGGCGGAGGTGTGGAACGTGGAGCCGAGCACGATCCCGCACTATGCGCCTCCCACCCACGCCATGCAGATGTTCAGGTACGCGGAGCAGGGCTCGATCCGGATGCTGTGGATCAGTGGCACGAACCCGGCCGTTTCGCTGCCCGAACTCGCCCGCGTACGCTCGATCCTGGCCCAGGAGCGGCTGTTCGTCGTCGTGCAGGACCTGTTCCTCACTGAGACGGCGCAGTTCGCCGATGTGGTGCTGCCGGCCGCCACCTGGGGCGAGAAGACCGGCACCTTCACCAACGCCGACCGCACCGTGCATCTGAGTGCCAAAGCCGTGGACCCGCCCGGCCAGGCCAGGCCGGACCTCGACATCTTCCTGGACTACGCCGCGCAGATGGGCTTTCGCGACAAGGACGGCGGGCCCCTGATCACCTGGCGGAGCCCGGAGTCGGCGTTCGAGGCGTGGAAGCGGTGCAGCGTCGGCCGCCCCTGCGACTACAGCGGACTCACGTACGCGAAGCTGCGCGAAGCAGGCGGCATCCAATGGCCGGTCAACCGGCAGTCGCCGGACGGTACCGAGCGGCTCTACACGGAAGGCGTCAGCTGGGCCCGCCCCGACGTGTGCGAGAGCTACGGGAAGGACCTGGTGACGGGCGCGGCGGACAGCGAGGCGGACTTTCGCGCCGTCAATCCGGACGGCAAGGGGATGATCAAGGTTGCCGGGTATCTGCCGATGCACGAGCATCCGGACGATCAGTACCCGTACCAGTTGACGACGGGCCGGACGCTCTACCACTTCCACACCCGGACCAAGACCGGCCGCGCACCGCAATTGAACAACGCGGCCCCCGACGTATGGGTCGAAATCAGCGAAACGGATGCTGTCGCACAGGGCTTCGGCGAGGGCGACCTGGTCGAGGTCCGCTCACGACGCGGCACCCTCCGTGGGCGGCTGCGCATCACAGCGCTTCGGCCGGGACTGCTGTTCGTGCCGTTCCACTACGGCTACTGGGACACACCGGCCGGCTCGGGTCCGGGCCCCACCACACCTGGGAGGGCCGCGAACGAAACGACCGTCACCGACTGGGACCCCGCCTCCAAGCAGCCTCTGTTCAAGACTGCGTCTGCCGCCCTCACCCTCGTCGAACGCGGCACCGGGGAGCAGTCCCCCGCCCCGACCACCACCGCCTCGGCACCCGTCGTCCCCGCGGGCGTCAGGGCCACTGTCGGCGGCCGGGCCGCACACGTGTCTCAGGCCCCGGACCCTGCATGGGACATGCCGGGAGGCAACAAGTGA
- a CDS encoding Asp23/Gls24 family envelope stress response protein, translating into MASTDISGSTPQGTNGGSSGGPRGTITIADNVVATIAGIAARETDGIYSLGGSASRALGSVRDRVAKTSDPSRGVKVEVGEEQAAIDLDVVVEYGEPIGDAAKEIRSRVTDAVETMTGLEVVEINIRVLDVHLAGSDDEDGDEDSGGGSPRVR; encoded by the coding sequence ATGGCCAGCACCGACATCAGTGGCAGCACGCCTCAAGGCACGAACGGTGGCAGCAGTGGAGGGCCACGCGGCACGATCACCATCGCCGACAACGTCGTCGCCACCATCGCGGGCATCGCGGCCCGTGAGACCGACGGAATCTACTCGCTGGGCGGCAGCGCTTCACGGGCGCTCGGATCAGTGCGGGACAGGGTGGCCAAGACGTCCGACCCCAGCAGGGGCGTCAAGGTCGAGGTCGGCGAGGAGCAGGCCGCGATCGATCTGGACGTGGTCGTGGAGTACGGCGAACCCATCGGGGACGCCGCGAAGGAGATCCGCTCGCGGGTGACGGACGCGGTGGAGACGATGACGGGCCTGGAAGTCGTCGAGATCAACATCAGGGTGCTCGACGTCCACCTGGCCGGATCGGATGACGAAGACGGCGACGAGGACAGCGGCGGCGGGAGCCCGCGAGTCCGGTAG
- a CDS encoding DUF6766 family protein: protein MCRFIRENGISIGFGIAFLLALAGQAVAGNAEFNNQLATDGLAQVSFLDYLTSSDFAVDVAENWQSEYLQFFLYVFATVWLLQRGSPESKSMHKAGIESDKDQQVGPHAGPDAPRWARAGGVRQAVFSRSLGLVMAGLFLLSWLAQSIAGSAAYNEQQLRQLQAPIGWSQYIASADFWSRSLQNWQSELLAVASMAILSVYLRQRGSPESKPVGAPHSSTGVEG from the coding sequence ATGTGCCGGTTCATCAGGGAAAACGGCATAAGTATCGGCTTCGGTATCGCCTTCCTGCTTGCTCTCGCGGGTCAAGCCGTCGCGGGCAATGCCGAGTTCAACAATCAGCTCGCCACGGACGGACTCGCCCAGGTCAGCTTTTTGGACTATCTGACGTCCTCCGACTTCGCGGTCGACGTGGCCGAGAACTGGCAGTCGGAATACCTGCAGTTCTTCCTGTACGTCTTCGCCACCGTCTGGCTGCTCCAACGTGGTTCGCCCGAATCGAAGAGCATGCACAAGGCCGGCATCGAATCGGACAAGGACCAACAGGTGGGCCCTCACGCAGGTCCGGATGCGCCACGCTGGGCCCGCGCGGGCGGGGTTCGACAGGCGGTGTTCTCCCGGTCGCTCGGTCTGGTGATGGCAGGGCTCTTTCTCCTGTCCTGGCTGGCCCAGTCCATCGCGGGCTCGGCCGCCTACAACGAGCAACAATTGAGGCAGCTCCAGGCGCCCATCGGCTGGAGCCAGTACATCGCCTCTGCCGACTTCTGGAGCCGTAGCCTGCAGAACTGGCAGTCCGAGCTTCTCGCCGTCGCTTCCATGGCCATCCTCTCCGTCTACCTGCGCCAGCGCGGTTCCCCGGAGTCCAAGCCTGTCGGAGCGCCCCACTCCTCCACCGGCGTCGAGGGATGA
- a CDS encoding gas vesicle protein: MDSWTSSEPQSRPPTTANLAEILERVLDKGIVIAGDIKIDLLDIELLTIRLRLFISSVETAKKAGIDWWETDPALSSRAAHNALADENERLRERIEALESDEPQEVSSTRHADSGRQIGSRREWPRR, from the coding sequence ATGGACAGCTGGACCTCCTCGGAGCCCCAGTCGCGTCCGCCGACGACCGCGAACCTTGCCGAGATCCTGGAACGGGTACTGGACAAAGGCATCGTCATCGCCGGGGACATCAAGATCGACCTGCTGGACATCGAACTGCTGACCATCCGCCTGCGGCTGTTCATTTCGTCCGTGGAGACAGCGAAGAAGGCGGGCATCGACTGGTGGGAGACCGACCCCGCTCTCTCCTCGCGTGCCGCGCACAACGCCCTGGCCGACGAAAACGAACGCCTGCGCGAACGAATCGAGGCCCTGGAGAGCGACGAACCGCAGGAAGTCAGCAGCACTCGTCATGCCGACAGTGGCCGGCAGATCGGCAGCAGAAGGGAATGGCCTCGCCGATGA
- a CDS encoding MmyB family transcriptional regulator — protein MPPGPPAWPAHRTPSRRKDVEVPPRVQWLLDSMTMSAAFVRNGRLDIVATNPLARVLHAPMFESVTTDKRGRANFARYHFLDTGSQDFFVDWDAGAAATVALLRAEAGREPHDRALRELIGELSTLSPDFRTLWAAHDVRIRHDGIKQLQHPEVGLLELTYQSLDLPVSHRAVHDLSLYTSEPGSTSEERLKILASLAATPLSVTEPTDRLRS, from the coding sequence GTGCCGCCCGGCCCGCCCGCCTGGCCCGCCCACCGCACGCCGTCCCGCCGCAAGGACGTCGAGGTCCCGCCCCGCGTCCAGTGGCTGCTCGACTCCATGACGATGTCCGCCGCCTTCGTACGCAACGGCCGCCTGGACATCGTCGCCACCAACCCGCTGGCCCGGGTTCTTCACGCGCCGATGTTCGAAAGCGTCACGACCGACAAGCGAGGCCGCGCGAACTTCGCCCGCTACCACTTCCTCGACACCGGCTCGCAGGACTTCTTCGTCGACTGGGACGCCGGTGCCGCGGCCACCGTCGCGTTGCTGCGTGCCGAGGCCGGGCGTGAACCGCACGACCGGGCACTGCGCGAACTGATCGGCGAGCTGTCCACCCTCAGCCCCGACTTCCGCACCCTGTGGGCGGCGCACGATGTCCGTATCCGCCACGACGGCATCAAGCAACTGCAGCATCCGGAGGTCGGTCTCCTTGAGCTGACTTACCAGTCCCTGGACCTGCCCGTGTCCCACCGGGCCGTGCACGACCTGAGCCTGTACACCTCCGAACCGGGCAGCACCTCCGAAGAACGCCTCAAAATACTCGCCAGTCTGGCGGCCACCCCCCTCTCGGTGACCGAGCCCACCGACCGGCTGCGCAGCTGA
- a CDS encoding aminotransferase class I/II-fold pyridoxal phosphate-dependent enzyme: MDHSSAPVLEALAAYQAQEQLPFTPPGHKQGRGADPRVRAVLGDAVFSADMLAVSGLDDRTTSQGILEQAQDLMADAVGAEHTFFSTCGSSLSVKAAMLSVAGPHEKLLVGRDAHKSVISGLILAGIRPVWVDPQWDPELHLAHPPAPEAFRSAFEAHPDARGALVTSPTPYGTCADIGAIATLCHERGVPLIVDEAWGAHLPFHPDLPAWAMDAGADLCVTSVHKMGSGLEQGSVFHLQGDLVTAQTLASRADLLDTTSPSVLIYAALDGWRRQMVEQGRELLDGALSRARRVRAAIEDIEGLHVHDRNDFCAPGRAFDMDPLQVFIDLSGLKFSGYDAADWMRQHHRINLHTSDHRRINAQLTHADDETTTARLLDGLRDLVAHADELPPAPAIRIPDPAELRPRQMTLPRDAFFGDVEQVPAAQAIGRICAEMLTPYPPGIPAALPGELLDRAVVDYLRTGVDAGMFLPDAADSSAGTIRVSVHDVGAD; the protein is encoded by the coding sequence ATGGATCACTCGTCCGCTCCCGTACTCGAGGCTCTGGCCGCGTATCAGGCGCAGGAGCAGTTGCCATTCACCCCTCCCGGTCACAAGCAGGGCCGGGGAGCCGACCCAAGGGTGCGGGCTGTACTCGGAGACGCTGTGTTCAGTGCGGACATGCTTGCGGTGTCCGGCCTGGACGACCGGACCACGTCCCAGGGAATCCTGGAACAGGCACAGGACCTGATGGCCGACGCCGTGGGCGCCGAGCACACGTTCTTCTCCACCTGCGGGAGCTCGTTGTCGGTGAAGGCCGCCATGCTCTCCGTGGCCGGGCCGCACGAAAAGCTCCTGGTCGGCCGCGACGCGCACAAATCAGTTATCTCGGGCTTGATTCTCGCGGGCATTCGTCCTGTGTGGGTCGACCCCCAGTGGGATCCCGAGCTCCACCTTGCGCACCCACCCGCTCCCGAGGCCTTCCGGTCGGCATTCGAAGCACACCCTGACGCGCGGGGGGCTCTGGTCACGAGCCCCACTCCGTACGGCACCTGCGCCGACATCGGAGCCATCGCGACGCTGTGCCACGAGCGTGGCGTGCCGCTGATCGTGGACGAGGCGTGGGGAGCTCACCTGCCGTTCCACCCCGACCTGCCCGCCTGGGCCATGGACGCGGGCGCGGACCTGTGCGTCACGTCCGTCCACAAAATGGGATCCGGGCTCGAGCAGGGATCGGTCTTTCATCTGCAAGGCGACCTGGTCACCGCGCAGACCCTTGCCTCGCGTGCCGACCTGCTGGACACCACCAGCCCCTCGGTCCTCATCTACGCCGCCCTCGACGGATGGCGACGCCAGATGGTGGAACAGGGGCGTGAACTCCTGGACGGCGCCCTTTCCAGGGCTCGCCGTGTACGCGCGGCCATCGAGGACATCGAAGGACTGCACGTCCATGACCGCAACGACTTCTGTGCGCCCGGGCGCGCGTTCGACATGGATCCCCTTCAGGTCTTCATCGATCTGAGCGGACTCAAGTTCAGCGGCTACGATGCTGCCGACTGGATGCGTCAACACCATCGAATCAACCTGCACACCTCCGACCACCGGCGCATCAACGCCCAGCTCACACACGCCGACGACGAGACGACGACCGCGCGGCTCCTCGACGGCCTGCGCGACCTGGTCGCTCACGCCGACGAGCTTCCGCCGGCCCCGGCGATCCGAATCCCGGACCCCGCCGAGCTGCGTCCTCGGCAGATGACGCTTCCGCGCGATGCCTTCTTCGGGGATGTCGAGCAGGTTCCGGCCGCTCAGGCGATCGGCCGCATCTGCGCCGAAATGCTCACCCCTTACCCTCCGGGAATTCCCGCTGCCCTTCCCGGCGAGCTGCTCGACCGGGCCGTGGTGGACTACCTGCGTACAGGAGTCGACGCGGGGATGTTTCTTCCTGACGCCGCCGACAGTTCCGCCGGCACCATCCGCGTGTCGGTGCACGATGTGGGAGCCGACTGA
- a CDS encoding gas vesicle protein, translated as MHSTASPVPWQGPEATAPIGVPLVDLLDRVLGTGVVISGDLVIAIADVPLVRLSLHALLASVSERVPAPWADSGPL; from the coding sequence TTGCACAGCACCGCTAGCCCCGTTCCGTGGCAGGGCCCGGAAGCCACAGCCCCCATCGGCGTCCCCCTGGTCGACCTGCTCGACAGGGTGCTGGGCACCGGCGTCGTCATCAGCGGGGACCTCGTCATCGCCATCGCCGACGTACCACTGGTCCGCCTCTCGCTGCACGCCCTCCTGGCATCCGTCAGCGAGCGCGTCCCCGCGCCGTGGGCCGACAGCGGGCCCCTGTGA
- a CDS encoding GvpL/GvpF family gas vesicle protein — translation MASPMTVTPHHPQGSTDRISSAATYVFAVCRADHPGNFASASRGHAAGGPLRLLTVGGVCAVVQDVPAAEFSEAALRDRLADAAELERCARTHHEVVTAAASVGPTVPLPLATLYLDDERAGTALRENQDRFGAVLERITGRAEWAVKVYMTHPETLARSAVPAPPEKPPPNTQPGPQQRSGRAYMNRLRGRQQLRESQREAALAAGERVGSALRELAVGTVQRRPHGPEVTGKDRTQVMNAACLIADDRIEELTTTIRRLRASPEFKGIEIDVCGPWAPYSFTDGGDLAQHR, via the coding sequence ATGGCCTCGCCGATGACCGTGACTCCACACCACCCACAGGGTTCAACCGATCGCATCAGCTCTGCCGCCACCTATGTCTTCGCGGTCTGCCGGGCTGACCATCCCGGGAACTTCGCCTCCGCCTCCCGCGGACATGCCGCGGGTGGGCCGCTGCGTCTGCTGACGGTCGGCGGGGTATGCGCCGTGGTCCAGGACGTGCCTGCGGCGGAATTCTCCGAAGCGGCCCTGCGCGACCGGCTCGCCGATGCCGCCGAACTCGAACGTTGCGCACGAACCCACCATGAGGTCGTCACCGCCGCGGCCTCGGTCGGGCCCACGGTCCCGCTGCCGCTGGCCACGCTCTATCTCGATGACGAGCGGGCCGGCACGGCCCTCCGGGAGAACCAGGATCGCTTCGGCGCGGTGCTGGAACGCATCACCGGGCGGGCGGAGTGGGCCGTCAAGGTCTACATGACGCACCCCGAAACTCTGGCGCGGTCCGCTGTGCCGGCGCCTCCCGAAAAGCCTCCGCCGAACACTCAGCCCGGACCTCAACAACGCTCGGGCCGTGCGTACATGAACCGACTGCGCGGCCGGCAGCAACTGCGTGAATCACAACGGGAAGCAGCACTCGCAGCTGGCGAGCGAGTGGGCAGCGCGTTGCGGGAGCTGGCGGTCGGCACGGTCCAGCGCCGTCCGCACGGCCCAGAGGTCACCGGCAAGGACCGCACCCAGGTCATGAACGCCGCCTGTCTGATCGCCGATGACAGGATCGAGGAGCTGACCACCACGATCAGGCGGCTCCGCGCATCCCCGGAATTCAAGGGCATCGAGATCGACGTGTGCGGGCCCTGGGCCCCCTACTCGTTCACGGACGGAGGAGACCTTGCACAGCACCGCTAG
- the gvpJ gene encoding gas vesicle protein GvpJ, with translation MSTYSEEVVRVPRAGSLYDVLELILDRGMVIDIFVRVSLVGIEILKIDARIVVASVDTYLRFAEACNRLDLETDANSRTVPELFGGGMAKSVGKAGAKKAAHSVTDKVKKAVGVGEDDEDELEEERPRRSKTSRSRSTESERPRRRKEER, from the coding sequence TTGAGTACATACAGCGAGGAGGTTGTCCGCGTTCCCCGCGCCGGCAGCCTCTATGACGTCCTGGAACTCATCCTCGACCGCGGCATGGTCATCGACATCTTCGTACGTGTGTCGCTGGTCGGCATCGAGATCCTGAAGATCGATGCACGGATCGTCGTCGCCAGTGTCGACACCTACCTGCGGTTCGCCGAAGCCTGCAATCGGCTGGACCTGGAGACCGACGCGAACAGCAGGACGGTGCCGGAACTGTTCGGCGGCGGCATGGCGAAGAGCGTCGGGAAGGCAGGGGCGAAGAAGGCCGCGCACTCCGTGACCGACAAGGTCAAGAAGGCCGTCGGCGTGGGTGAGGACGATGAGGACGAACTGGAGGAGGAACGCCCGCGCCGGTCCAAGACGTCCCGCTCCCGGAGCACCGAAAGCGAACGCCCCCGCCGCCGCAAAGAGGAGCGCTGA